A single Planctomicrobium piriforme DNA region contains:
- a CDS encoding NAD(P)H-binding protein encodes MNALIPSFENSGATGDLPVILLTGASGYVGGRLLPELLKQPIRVRCLARDSVRLRSRIPENVELVQGDVLDAASLTAALAGVDTAYYLVHLMSGSESKNFEQQDRQAAENFAKAASAAGVHRIIYLGGLGDDSDPKLSPHLRSRHEVGQILRESGVETIEFRASLVIGAGSLSFDLVQSLTDRLPVMLCPKWLTTPTQPIAVDDVLAYLLAAKELPAGKSRIVEIGGEDVVTYEDLIHEYAAQKGLRRWLISVPVLTPWLSSLWLALVTPSSFEVGRHLIEGLKNPTVVRDPLAKTLFPIKPMGVAESMRIALLPREPTATSENQPHPQHAAG; translated from the coding sequence ATGAACGCTTTGATTCCAAGCTTCGAAAACTCGGGCGCGACCGGTGATTTGCCTGTCATTCTGCTGACTGGGGCGTCGGGCTATGTCGGCGGGCGGCTGCTGCCGGAACTGCTCAAACAGCCGATTCGCGTTCGCTGCCTGGCGCGAGATTCGGTGCGACTTCGCAGTCGAATTCCGGAAAACGTAGAACTGGTCCAGGGAGATGTTCTCGACGCGGCATCACTGACTGCGGCGCTCGCTGGCGTCGACACGGCGTACTATCTCGTCCACTTGATGTCTGGTTCTGAGTCCAAAAACTTCGAGCAGCAGGATCGTCAGGCGGCCGAGAATTTTGCTAAGGCCGCTTCTGCGGCTGGCGTACATCGCATCATTTATCTTGGCGGGTTGGGGGACGACAGCGACCCGAAGCTCTCGCCGCATCTGCGGAGCCGTCATGAGGTGGGACAGATTCTGCGAGAGTCCGGCGTCGAGACGATCGAGTTTCGGGCATCGCTGGTGATCGGCGCCGGCAGCCTGTCGTTTGATCTGGTGCAGTCGCTTACCGACCGCCTGCCGGTGATGCTCTGCCCGAAGTGGCTGACGACTCCGACGCAGCCGATTGCCGTGGACGATGTGCTGGCGTATCTGCTGGCGGCGAAAGAGCTGCCTGCTGGCAAAAGCAGGATCGTGGAGATTGGCGGCGAAGATGTGGTGACGTATGAAGACCTGATTCATGAGTACGCGGCTCAGAAGGGTCTGCGACGCTGGCTGATTTCCGTGCCGGTGCTCACGCCCTGGCTGTCGAGCCTGTGGCTGGCGCTGGTGACCCCGAGCAGCTTCGAAGTGGGCCGGCACTTGATCGAGGGGCTTAAGAATCCGACGGTCGTTCGCGATCCGCTTGCGAAAACGCTTTTTCCGATCAAGCCAATGGGGGTGGCAGAGTCGATGCGAATCGCCTTGCTGCCGCGCGAGCCGACAGCAACGTCAGAAAATCAGCCCCACCCTCAGCACGCCGCTGGCTGA